Proteins co-encoded in one Salvia splendens isolate huo1 chromosome 4, SspV2, whole genome shotgun sequence genomic window:
- the LOC121798090 gene encoding transcription factor KUA1-like → MQRIKYSEKKMGRKCSHCGNIGHNSRTCNSSKGHNNIGGVVRLFGVQLDISSNSPSSSSSSSSIPTAIKKSFSLECLSSSSPTSSSSSRLGPINKASLGYLSDGPPPERKKGVPWSEEEHRSFLMGLEKLGKGDWRGISRNFVTTRTPTQVASHAQKYFLRQASLNKKKRRSSLFDMVDDSKGDLAHSKHDFEFDLDLNSLGEEGPDRDNFPMTDASWPCDSPELELTLSAPKSGLRKAHDSSSSPSSSSSVLISVT, encoded by the exons ATGCAAAGAATTAAGTATAGTGAGAAAAAAATGGGGAGGAAATGCTCACATTGTGGGAACATAGGGCACAATTCAAGAACTTGCAACTCATCAAAAGGCCACAACAATATTGGTGGTGTGGTAAGGCTTTTTGGGGTTCAACTCGACATCTCCTCGAATTCGccttcatcttcctcttcttcgtcCTCAATCCCGACCGCCATCAAGAAGAGTTTCAGCTTGGAGTGCTTGTCGTCTTCGTCTCCaacctcttcctcctcctcgcgGCTTGGCCCCATCAATAAGGCCTCCCTCGGCTACCTCTCCGATGGCCCTCCACCGGAGAGGAAGAAAG gaGTGCCTTGGAGTGAAGAGGAGCATCGCTCATTCCTAATGGGGCTTGAGAAGCTAGGCAAAGGCGATTGGAGGGGAATTTCTAGAAACTTTGTCACGACCCGAACTCCAACACAAGTTGCTAGTCATGCTCAGAAATATTTTCTCCGACAAGCTTCCCTCAATAAGAAGAAACGACGCTCCAGTCTCTTCGACATG GTTGATGATTCAAAAGGGGATTTGGCGCATTCTAAACACGATTTCGAGTTTGACCTAGACCTCAATTCACTCGGTGAGGAGGGTCCTGATCGGGATAATTTTCCAATGACGGATGCGAGTTGGCCGTGCGACTCGCCTGAGTTGGAACTCACGCTTTCCGCTCCCAAAAGTGGGTTGCGGAAAGCCCACGATTCTTCGTCCTCTccgtcttcttcttcctcgGTCCTAATTAGTGTTACTTAA